The Pseudomonas nunensis genome includes the window CGCCAACGCCGCCAGGCGCAGCAATCGCACGCCTTCCTCGCGGGCGCCAAGGCCAACGCCGCGAAAGGTCAGGATGTGGCCGTAGAAGCTTTGCGCGCCGACGTCGCCGAGGTTGGCCATGCGGGCGAATTGGCCTTCGAGCCATTTCCAGCCTCGGGGCTGTCGCACGAACCATGACCAGTGAAACAGCCTACGGGCCAGTCGGTAACCGGCCCACGCCTTGAGTCGTAAAAACACTCAGGCCTCCGCGGATTCGGGGTACTCGTATTCGAACACCCGCACCACTTCCGAGGCGTGCCACGAAGCAGCGGCGACACCGTCGGAGGGGCCGGAGAAGCGTCCCAGGCGTTCGACGCATTCAAAGAAGCCGGTGCGCGGCAGGCGGCTGGCGCCCTGGCTGATCACCAGTGAGCTGCGCAGGGGCTGCTCGGCTTTGGCGTCGAGTGCGGCGAGATGTTCAAGGGCAGCGGTGAGGGTTTGCATGGCCGGTGTGGGCAATTGCAAACGCTCGAGCAGTGCTCGGTAGGTCAGTAGATGGCGCTGGCGGCGCGCCTGGTCCAACTCGCCCAATAACCCGTCCCAATGTTGACGACTGATGCGTACGCTCACGATTCATCCCTCCACCCTGGCACCGTCAATTCCCAGGCCAGGCTGCGGCGAATCGCAGCGTCGGGTAGACGCTCGCCACTTTCGATCAAGGCCAGATAAGACGGGCTGATGCCTACCGTGCGGGCGAGCGCCTCAATGGCGATGCCCTTCCCTTCGCGCAAACTGCGGAGTTGATCCAGACCCGGAAGAATCTGGTCTGGTGTTGCCGTCGGGCGCTCTGGAGCGGCCTGCGGCGGTTGTGGATCGATGCCTGCTGCTTTCAGTAGAGCCTGATACTGAGCCCATGGCAAAACCGCATATTCGGGCTCGCCTTCGCGTGTGATTATCTGAATATCCATGACTTCCCCGTAGGACAACGACACTTAGCGAGTCGGCACTTTTCCCTTGAAGTGTAATCCTAACAGCGGCCAAGGTCGCGGGGGCATCAATCTATGGACGAAACTCAATCAATCCGGTCTTTTTTTGGCGCTTGGAGCTGAAGTTGTTCCGGGGTATCGGGCAGTCGTTCGACCACCGCGAGCTTCTCCGGCAACTGCCGATTGCGCCAGGCGCGGAAGGCGTTGAGTTCGTCGTCGAGGGTTTTCATCACCCAGGCCAGCACGGCGATGTCGTCGAGCATGCCGAACACGGGGATAAAATCCGGGATGGCGTCGAGTGGACTGAGGAAGTACATCAGGCCAGCCACGACGGTCAGGATCGATTTGCGGCTGATGGCCCGGTACTCGCCACGCCAGTAGGCCAGGCACAGGGCCTGCAACAGGCGCAGGTCGTCCTTGAGTTTGCCTAGGCGACCACCTTCGCTGGCGCCTTTGCTGGCCACGGCGAACAGCAGGGTCGGCAGGCGACCCCGGGCGAGAAGGCGTCCGGCCAATGGCAGGAAACGAGCGAAATTCCAGGGTGCTTTCATCTTTTCCTCCCGCTGAAATGTTATCCACACAAATTGTGGATAACCTTGTGAACAGAGCTGCATTTCACGGCTGAGAGCCCCGTTTTATAAGGGCTCAACTCAGATCGGGCGTTTTTTACTCACATAAAAAAACCCAAGATTTCATTGACTTGGCGGTCCGGTGCGGCTAGCCCAAGCGCTCACACTGGCTATGACTCCAGCCTACAGCATCCGTTCGCTTTCTTTGCGCTTTGCCAAATGCCAGATACAACAACGCCCCGCTTAATGCGAGGCGTTGTTTTTGTCGCAGACGTCGATTACTTGGCGGCGTCTTGTTTCGCTGGATCTTTGATTGCCAGCAGTTCCAGGTCGAATACCAGCACCGAGTTGGCCGGGATTGCCGGGCTTGGGCTTTGCGCGCCGTAAGCCAGGTCGCTAGGAATGTACAGCTTGTACTTCTCGCCGACGTGCATCAGTTGCAGGCCTTCGACCCAACCCGGGATCACACCGCTGACCGGCAGATCAATCGGGCTACCGCGATCAACCGAGCTGTCAAAGGTAGTGCCGTTGGTCAGCTTGCCGGTGTAATGAACAGTCACTACGTCGGTCGGCTTAGGCTGAGGGCCGTCGGCTTTTTTCACGACTTCATATTGCAGACCGGATGCAGTGGTCACTACACCGGCTTTCTTGGCGTTGTCTTCGAGGAATTTCTTGCCAGCGGCTGCCGACTCTTCGCTCATTTTCGCCATGCGTTCTTCTGCACGCTTTTGCAGTGCTGCGAAGGCCTCGACCAGTTCGTCGTCCTTCAGCTTTTGTTCTTTCTTGCCGACGGCATCTTCGATGCCTTGGGCTACGGCCTTGGAATCCAGATCATCCATGCCTTCCTGAGCCAGGCTCTTGCCCATGTTCAGGCCAATCCCGTAGGAAGCTTTTTGCGCCGGGGTTTTCAGCTCTACGCTGGTCTGCGAATCACAACCCGCAAGTACCAGGCTTACCAGGGCCACCGCCGCCGCCAACCGATGCTGTTTCATGCTATTTCCTTGTTCATGCGCCTAAAGGGCAATCGAATAAAGCCGCGAGCTTATCAGGCGGCCACGACCAATGGCTACCGGCATGAGAGCAGGATACTGCTGATAAGTTCAGGTCTTTTAAAGCATTTCGGGAATGAGCTGGATGAAGTTTCTGTCATCTTCTTCTTATAGACGTCGATGCCGGATCCCACAACATCTGGCGTAATGGCCACTTGCCGCCACCCATGGAGCTGAGGCATAAGAGAGCTAAAAATCGACAAGGATGTTTATCTTGCGCCTCTTATCCCGCTTGCTGGTTCTGACCGTTGTGCTGCTGGTGCTCGGGTTGGCCGTGGTTCTGTACTACATGGCCAATCCGAAGCTGCCTGACTACTCCCCCGCGCAACAGGTGCATTACCTGGAGCAGTGGAGCGCGGCTGATCGTCAGACTTACTACTTCACCCCCCAGGGCACCCAGGTCAAAGGCCTGCGTTACGACTGGTTCGAGGCGCTGGAACTGCCGTTCTCGCAGCAGCGATTCGCCGCCCCGGAATACCTCGCGCGCTTCGGTTTTCTGATCGATCCCGCGCAGAAAGCCACGCAGAACAACCCTGGCAACTTGCCCGTGGGTTTTGCCCGGCACCAGAATCCTGGCAGCCAGGAGCAATTCCTCGACATCACCTGTGCCGCTTGCCACACCGGCGAATTGCGCTTCAAAGGCCAAGCCGTGCGGATCGATGGCGGCACGGCGCAGCATGTGCTGCCGTCCAGCGTGCCGACCTTGCGCGGCGGCAGTTTCGGTCAGGCATTGGTCGCCAGTCTTGTGTCGACGTATTACAACCCGTGGAAATTCGAACGTTTCGCACGCAACGTGTTGGGCGCGGACTACGACGCCGGGCATCAAGCCCTACGCGAAAACTTCAAAAGTTCACTCGATACCTTTGTGAAAGTCGCGTGGAATGACACCCATCGCGGACTCTATCCGACCGAAGAAGGCCCCGGCCGCGCCGATGCGTTCGGACGCATCGCCAACGCCACGTTCGGCGATGCGATTTCCCCCGCCAACTACCGCGTGGCCAACGCTCCGGTGGATTATCCACAGCTGTGGGATATCTGGACGTTCGACTGGGTGCAGTGGAACGGTTCGGCGCAGCAACCGATGGCGCGCAATATCGGCGAAGCATTGGGTGTCGGCGCGACATTGAATTTCTTCGACGCCAACGGCCAGCCGCTGCAAGGCAATGCTCGCTACCCTTCGAGCGTGCGCGTGCGCGACCTGAATCTGATCGAAGAAACCCTGCAACGCCTCAAGCCGCCTGCCTGGCCGGAGGATGTGCTGGGCAGCATCGATAAACCCTTGGCCGCTCAAGGTCGCGCGTTGTTCGCCGAAAACTGCGCCGGTTGCCATGTGCCACGAGTGAAGCCCGTCGACGGACGCGAGGTGCAACAACTCAAACTGATTCCGGTCGCCGCGATCGGCACCGATCCTACCGCTGCAGACAATATCGCCAACCATCGCTTCGACCTGACGTCGCTGCAATGGGACCCGGCGGAGCTTGGGCAACTGGACGTGCAATTGCACCCCAAACCCACCGAGCCGTTGGACTTGAGCAAGCTCTCAGTGGCCAAGGGGCTCGCCTACGTCACGGCGTTCGTCGAGAACCGGGCGTACCGCGAGGCCGATGTCACGCCAGCAGAGCGACCGAAACTGGATGGTTTCGGCTTGCCGATCGGTGTTCAGGAGCTGCACGCCTATAAGGCCAGACCATTGGCCGGCGTGTGGGCCACGGCGCCGTTCCTGCACAACGGTTCGGTGCCGAGCATTTATCAGTTGCTCTCGCCTCAGGACGAGCGCGCGACCACTTTCTATAAAGGCAGCTTCGAGTACGACCCTCAACATCTCGGTTATCGCACCGAGGCCTTTAACAACGGCTTTGTGTTCGATACGCGCATCACTGGCAATCACAACAGCGGCCACGAGTTCCGCGCCGGTGAGCGTGGCAACGGCGTCATCGGCCGCTTGCTGCAACCGCAGGAACGCTGGGCGCTGCTGGAATACTTGAAAGTCCTGGGTGGTCCGTTGGAGGCGCAATTGCCATGAACCCTGTCTCCGTCAAAAGGATTTGCTCATGCTGATTACGCTTTGGCTGCGCCTCGGCGCCTTCCTCGGAAAACTCCTGCTTTGGCTGCTGGGCCTGGGCCTATTGGGTTGGGCATTGGCCACTGCGTGGTTTGCCTGGCAGCACAGTGGCGCGGTGTCCGCTGACGAGCAGATCCCGGCCGGTGAAGCGGCGATGACTCAGGACATCATCCAGACCGCCGTGCGCATCGTCGATCAACACCGTGAAAACACCCGCTATCTGCGCGATGCCCATGCCAAGGCGCATGGCTGTGTGAAGGCTGAGGTTCAGGTGCTGCCGGATCTGGCGGCGGAACTGCGTCAAGGTGTGTTCAGCGAACCGGGTAAAACCTGGCAAGCCACCGTGCGCCTGTCGAATGGCAACGCCTATCCGCAGTTCGACAGCATGCGCGATGCCCGGGGCATGGCGATCAAGTTGCTCGATGTGCCCGGCAAACCGTTGCTGGCCGATCAGGCGAATCGTCACGAGCAGGACTTCGTGATGTTCAGCCATCCGAATTTCTTTGTCAGCGATGTCGCCGAGTACCGTCAGAATGTGGCCGCGCAGGCTGACGGCAAATCGGTGATGGCGTTCTTTCCGGGTTGGGATCCGCGCACGTGGCAGGTGCGTCATTTGTTTATTGCCCTGGCGACGCTCTCCCCCGCCCCGGACAGTCCGACGCAGACTACGTACTTTTCGGTTTCGCCCTACAAGTTCGGGGAAGCCAATGCCAAATTTCGGGTGATGCCGGATCCAGGAAGCTGCCCGGCCTATAACCTGCCGAAGCAGAATCAGGACCTGCCGAACTTTCTGCGCAGTGCGCTGAATCAACAGTTATCCACAGATCGCGTGCCGGCGTGCTTCGTCCTGCAGATCCAGCGCCAGGATGCGAACAAGTACATGCCGATCGAGGACACGAGCATTGAATGGCGCGAGAGTGATGCGCCGTTCGAGACGGTCGCGAAGATCAACGTGCCGGCGCAGGATTTCGATACCCCGGCGCTGAATCTGCAATGCGATAACCAGTCGTTCAACCCGTGGTTTGGGCTGGAAGCGCATCGGCCGATTGGCGGGATTAATCGTCTGCGCAAAGCGGTGTATGAAGCGGTGAGCGATTACCGCCATAGCCGCAACGCCGAGCAATAACCCACAAATATGCACAACCCCTTGTGGGAGCGGGCTTGCTCGCGAAGGCGGTCTGTCAGCCAACATCTTCGGCGACTGACACACCGCTTTCGCGAGCAAGCCCGCTCCCACAGGGGAATCGCGGCAGTCAGTCAAATCCCAGACGACAAAAAGCCCGCATTAAGCGGGCGTTCTGTGTGGTGACCTGGCGTTCAGCGTTCCAGGTTACCGAATATGGCGCAGCGGACGGGACTCGAACCCGCGACCCCCGGCGTGACAGGCCGGTATTCTAACCGACTGAACTACCGCTGCGCGTAGCGTGAAAGTGGTGGGTGATGACGGGATCGAACCGCCGACATTCTGCTTGTAAGGCAGACGCTCTCCCAGCTGAGCTAATCACCCTTTACCTTCGTTGCGGGGCGCATTGTGCCACAGATTTTCATAAAGTGTTGATTTAATTGAATATTTTTTCAAATAAATCTGAAAACCGGTGAAACGACACGACCTGCGGGAACAACGTACAAACTTGAGGCAGAAAAAAACCCGCGTGAGCGGGCTTTTCCGTGGTGACCTGGCGTTCAGCATTCCAGGTTACCGAATATGGCGCAGCGGACGGGACTCGAACCCGCGACCCCCGGCGTGACAGGCCGGTATTCTAACCGACTGAACTACCGCTGCGCGTAACACTAAGAACGAATGGTGGGTGATGACGGGATCGAACCGCCGACATTCTGCTTGTAAGGCAGACGCTCTCCCAGCTGAGCTAATCACCCTTCGCTTCGGTGTGGCGCGCATTCTACGGAGCACCCTAACCTCTGGCAAGCACTTTTTTAATTAATTTTCTCAGGCCTTCCAAAGGCTTAGAGAAGGGTTGGCCTATGGCGCCGCGAAGAGAATAATGCCCCCCTTTGTATAAAGGAGAGACTCGCCCCATGTGGTTCAAAAACCTGCTTATCTATCGCCTGACCCAAGATCTGCCTTTTGATGCCGAGGCGTTGGAAACTGCACTGGCGACCAAACTGGCGCGTCCTTGTGCAAGCCAGGAGTTGACCACCTACGGTTTCGTCGCGCCATTCGGCAAGGGCGAAGATGCTCCGTTGGCCCACGTCAGCGGCGACTTCCTGCTGATCGCCGCCCGTAAAGAAGAACGCATTCTGCCGGGCAGCGTCGTGCGTGACGCGGTGAAGGAAAAGGTCGAAGAGATCGAAGCCACGCAAATGCGCAAGGTCTATAAGAAGGAGCGTGATCAGATCAAGGATGAAATCATCCTGGCTTTCCTGCCGCGCGCCTTTATCCGTCGCTCGTCGACTTTCGCCGCCATCGCGCCGAAACAAGGCCTGATCCTGGTCAACTCGGCCAGCCCGAAACGCGCCGAAGACCTGCTGTCGACCCTGCGTGAAGTAGTCGGCACGCTGCCGGTACGTCCGCTGACCGTGAAAATGGCCCCGACCGCCACCATGACCGACTGGGTCAAAACCCAGAAAGCCGCGGACGACTTCTTTGTACTGGACGAGTGCGAACTGCGCGACACCCACGAAGACGGCGGCATTGTGCGCTGCAAGCGTCAGGACCTGACCAGCGAAGAAATCCAGCTGCACCTGAGCACCGGCAAAGTGGTGACCCAGTTGTCCCTGGCCTGGCAGGACAAGTTGTCGTTCATGCTCGACGACAAAATGACCGTCAAGCGCCTGAAGTTCGAAGACTTGCTGCAGGATCAGGCGGAACAGGACGGCGGCGAAGAAGCCCTCGGCCAACTCGACGCCAGCTTCACCCTGATGATGCTGACCTTCGGCGACTTCCTGCCGGCGCTGGTTGAAGCGTTGGGTGGCGAAGAGACCCCACAAGGCATCTAAAGCCTGGTGATTAACCCTGTGGGAGCGGGCTTGCTCGCGAAAGCGTTGTGTCAGTCAACATCCATGTCGACTGACACTCCCTCTTCGCGAGCAAGCCCGCTCCCACATGGGTTCCGTGTGATGTTCATAATCGAATAATAAGGATCAGGCCATGCGCGCCCTCGCCGCTTTAAGCCGCTTCGTCGGCAACACCTTCGCCTACTGGGTGCTGATTTTCGCCGTCGTGGCGTTCTTGCAGCCTGCGTGGTTCATTGGCCTGAAAGGCGCCATCGTGCCGCTGCTGGGGCTGGTGATGTTCGGCATGGGCCTGACCCTCAAGCTCGAAGACTTCGCCGAAGTCGCTCGCCATCCATGGCGTGTGGCTCTGGGCGTGGTCGCTCATTTCGTGATCATGCCGGGTATGGCGTGGTTACTTTGCCAGGTGTTTCACCTGCCGCCGGAAATCGCGGTCGGCGTGATTCTGGTCGGTTGCTGCCCAAGCGGCACGTCGTCGAATGTGATGACCTGGCTGGCTCGCGGGGATCTGGCGCTGTCGGTGGCAATCGCCGCCGTCACCACCCTCCTCGCCCCGCTGCTGACCCCGGCGCTGATCTGGCTGCTGGCTTCGGCGTGGTTGCCGGTGTCGTTCATGGAGTTGTTCTGGTCGATCCTGCAAGTGGTGCT containing:
- a CDS encoding sel1 repeat family protein, encoding MFLRLKAWAGYRLARRLFHWSWFVRQPRGWKWLEGQFARMANLGDVGAQSFYGHILTFRGVGLGAREEGVRLLRLAALAGDGKAAYQIGVISLAGTPSKAPDPVEAARFWRIALKAGHPLAEIKLKGLPSDSDSQ
- a CDS encoding helix-turn-helix domain-containing protein → MDIQIITREGEPEYAVLPWAQYQALLKAAGIDPQPPQAAPERPTATPDQILPGLDQLRSLREGKGIAIEALARTVGISPSYLALIESGERLPDAAIRRSLAWELTVPGWRDES
- a CDS encoding YkvA family protein, yielding MKAPWNFARFLPLAGRLLARGRLPTLLFAVASKGASEGGRLGKLKDDLRLLQALCLAYWRGEYRAISRKSILTVVAGLMYFLSPLDAIPDFIPVFGMLDDIAVLAWVMKTLDDELNAFRAWRNRQLPEKLAVVERLPDTPEQLQLQAPKKDRID
- a CDS encoding FKBP-type peptidyl-prolyl cis-trans isomerase yields the protein MKQHRLAAAVALVSLVLAGCDSQTSVELKTPAQKASYGIGLNMGKSLAQEGMDDLDSKAVAQGIEDAVGKKEQKLKDDELVEAFAALQKRAEERMAKMSEESAAAGKKFLEDNAKKAGVVTTASGLQYEVVKKADGPQPKPTDVVTVHYTGKLTNGTTFDSSVDRGSPIDLPVSGVIPGWVEGLQLMHVGEKYKLYIPSDLAYGAQSPSPAIPANSVLVFDLELLAIKDPAKQDAAK
- a CDS encoding di-heme-cytochrome C peroxidase, with the protein product MRLLSRLLVLTVVLLVLGLAVVLYYMANPKLPDYSPAQQVHYLEQWSAADRQTYYFTPQGTQVKGLRYDWFEALELPFSQQRFAAPEYLARFGFLIDPAQKATQNNPGNLPVGFARHQNPGSQEQFLDITCAACHTGELRFKGQAVRIDGGTAQHVLPSSVPTLRGGSFGQALVASLVSTYYNPWKFERFARNVLGADYDAGHQALRENFKSSLDTFVKVAWNDTHRGLYPTEEGPGRADAFGRIANATFGDAISPANYRVANAPVDYPQLWDIWTFDWVQWNGSAQQPMARNIGEALGVGATLNFFDANGQPLQGNARYPSSVRVRDLNLIEETLQRLKPPAWPEDVLGSIDKPLAAQGRALFAENCAGCHVPRVKPVDGREVQQLKLIPVAAIGTDPTAADNIANHRFDLTSLQWDPAELGQLDVQLHPKPTEPLDLSKLSVAKGLAYVTAFVENRAYREADVTPAERPKLDGFGLPIGVQELHAYKARPLAGVWATAPFLHNGSVPSIYQLLSPQDERATTFYKGSFEYDPQHLGYRTEAFNNGFVFDTRITGNHNSGHEFRAGERGNGVIGRLLQPQERWALLEYLKVLGGPLEAQLP
- a CDS encoding catalase family protein, producing MLITLWLRLGAFLGKLLLWLLGLGLLGWALATAWFAWQHSGAVSADEQIPAGEAAMTQDIIQTAVRIVDQHRENTRYLRDAHAKAHGCVKAEVQVLPDLAAELRQGVFSEPGKTWQATVRLSNGNAYPQFDSMRDARGMAIKLLDVPGKPLLADQANRHEQDFVMFSHPNFFVSDVAEYRQNVAAQADGKSVMAFFPGWDPRTWQVRHLFIALATLSPAPDSPTQTTYFSVSPYKFGEANAKFRVMPDPGSCPAYNLPKQNQDLPNFLRSALNQQLSTDRVPACFVLQIQRQDANKYMPIEDTSIEWRESDAPFETVAKINVPAQDFDTPALNLQCDNQSFNPWFGLEAHRPIGGINRLRKAVYEAVSDYRHSRNAEQ
- the rdgC gene encoding recombination-associated protein RdgC, with amino-acid sequence MWFKNLLIYRLTQDLPFDAEALETALATKLARPCASQELTTYGFVAPFGKGEDAPLAHVSGDFLLIAARKEERILPGSVVRDAVKEKVEEIEATQMRKVYKKERDQIKDEIILAFLPRAFIRRSSTFAAIAPKQGLILVNSASPKRAEDLLSTLREVVGTLPVRPLTVKMAPTATMTDWVKTQKAADDFFVLDECELRDTHEDGGIVRCKRQDLTSEEIQLHLSTGKVVTQLSLAWQDKLSFMLDDKMTVKRLKFEDLLQDQAEQDGGEEALGQLDASFTLMMLTFGDFLPALVEALGGEETPQGI
- a CDS encoding bile acid:sodium symporter family protein produces the protein MRALAALSRFVGNTFAYWVLIFAVVAFLQPAWFIGLKGAIVPLLGLVMFGMGLTLKLEDFAEVARHPWRVALGVVAHFVIMPGMAWLLCQVFHLPPEIAVGVILVGCCPSGTSSNVMTWLARGDLALSVAIAAVTTLLAPLLTPALIWLLASAWLPVSFMELFWSILQVVLLPIVLGVIAQRVLGNKVRHAVEVLPLVSVVSIVIIVAAVVAASQAKIAESGLLIMAVVMLHNSFGYLLGYFTGRLFKLPLAQRKSLALEVGMQNSGLGAALASAHFSPLAAVPSALFSVWHNISGALLSTYFRRMSEKEDREIAAREATE